Part of the Janibacter alkaliphilus genome is shown below.
CCAGGACGAGCGAGCGGCCGCGCAGGGTGGCCCCGGAGGCGAGGTCGACGCGCACCAGGCCGTCGTCACCGGCCGGGGTGAGCCCGGCGGCCCGCTGGCCCTTGACGACGTCGATGTCGTAGTCGTGGACGTGCCGCTCCAGGTCGGCGGCCAGGGTGGGGCCGTCGGTGCCGGGCACGGAGACGAGGTTCTCGATGGACATCGTGTCGTTGACCTGGCCGCCGAGGCGGTCGGCGACCAGCCCGGTGCGGATCCCCTTGCGGGCGGCGTAGATCGCCGCGGAGACCCCGGCCGGGCCGCCACCGAGGACGAGCACCTCGTAGGGCTCGCGCTCGGAGATCGCGGCGGCCGCCTGCTCGGCGCCGGTGCCGCCGGTGAGCTCGTCGAGCTTCGCGACGATCTCGGCCAGCTCCATCCGGCCGGAGCCGAAGGGCTCGCCGTCCAGCGTCATCGTCGGCACGGCCATGACCTGCTGCCGGTCGATCTCGTCCTGGAAGAGCGAGCCCTCGACGGCGGTGTGCCGGATCCGCGGGTTGAGCACGCTGAGCGCGTTCATCGCCTGCACCACGGTCGGGCAGTTCTGGCAGCTCAGCGACATGTACGTGACGATCTCGTGCTCGCCCTCGATCGCCCGGGCGGCGGCCATGGTCGCCTCGTCCTCCTTGACCGGGTGTCCGCCGACCTGCAGCAGCGCCAGCACCAGCGAGGTGAACTCGTGGCCCAGCGGGATGCCCGCGAAGGAGACGGCGACGTCGCTGCCGGTGCGGGCGACGGCGAAGGAGGGGGCCCGCTCGGCGCGCTCGTCACCCTCGGCCTCCCGGTGGGTGACCTGGGCGGACATGCCGGCGATCTCGGTGAGCAGCTCGCGCAGCTCGGTGGACTTCGGACGCTCGTCGTAGGTGGCGACGAGCTCGATCGGCTCGACGACCTTCTCCAGGTAGGCGGCGAGCTGGGTGGCGAGGGTGGTGTCGAGAGCCATGACGATCAGTCCTTCACGGGCGGTGGGTGGCGCGGCGAGGTGTCGCCCCTGGCAGCGCGGGGCGGCAAGGGGACCGGCCCCCGTCGTCGACCGGGGCAGGGGGATGGTGACGACGGGGGCCGGCCGGTGGGGTCCGTCGCGGCGTGGCGACGGAGGGTGCGGGTGGCTCAGATCTTGCCGACGAGGTCCAGGCTCGGGGCGAGCGTGTCCTCGCCCTCCTCCCACTTCGCCGGGCAGACCTCGCCCGGGTTGTTGCGCACGTACTGGGCGGCCTTGACCTTGCGGACGAGCTCGCTGGCGTTGCGGCCGATGCCCTCGGCGGTGACCTCGGCGAACTGGACGATGCCGTCCGGGTCGACGAGGAAGGTGCCGCGGTTGGCCAGGCCCTCGTCCTCGCGGAGGATCTCGAAGCCGCGGGAGATCCGGCCGGTCGGGTCGCCGAGCATCGGGTAGCCGATCTTGCCGATGGTCTCGGAGGTCTCGTGCCACGCCTTGTGGGTGAAGTGGGTGTCGGTGGAGACGCCGAAGACCTCGACGCCCAGGCCCTTGAGCTCCTCGTAGTGGTCGGCCAGGTCGCCGAGCTCGGTCGGGCAGACGAAGGTGAAGTCGGCCGGGTAGAAGAAGAAGATCGCCCACTTGCCGGCGATGTCGTCCTGCGAGAATTCCTTGAACTCGCCGCCGACGTAGCCGGTGGCCGAGAAGGGCTGGATCTGGGTGTTGATCAGGGACATGCGCGTGCTCCTGTCGCATCGAGGTCGGTCGTCGTTCCGGTCGACGTGCACGGCGTCGGCGAGATGCCGGGCTGGTGCGCACGGAGCGCCGCACCGGTGGGGCGCTTCCTTGGAACGGTTCCAGATTAGTCGGTGGAGGTGGGCGATGCAAGCCGGCGCGTGTCGACGCCGGATCCACCAACGTCGTTGCTGCTCAACCCCCTTCGTCATCACACGGGACCGGTCCGGACAGGCCGCAGGCTCAGGCCTCGTGGGTGACCCGCCCCCCGACGAGGGTGCTGACCACCCGCGCGCCGCGCAGGCGCGCAGCGGCGTCGGCCGAGGCCGCCGGGTCGAGCACGTCGACGTCGAGGAAGGGGTCCTCGGCCAGCAGCGCCAGGTCGCCGCGCTCGCCGACCCGCAGCCAGCCGCCGTCGGTGGAGGCGGCCAGGGCATGGTTCGGCGAGAGCGCCTGGTCGGGCATCCATGGCGGCCGCTCGTCGCCGCTGCGGTGCACCGCCGCGGCCATCGTCTCCCAGGGGTCGAGCCGGGCGACCGGGGCGTCCGAGCCCATCCGCAGCTCCACCCCGGCGTCGCGCATCGAGGCGAAGGCGAAGCAGCGGTCCAGCCGGTCCGGCCAGAGCGCCTCCATGATGTCCCGGTCGTCGAGCAGGTGCGCCGGCTGCACGCTGGCGGCGACCCCGAGCGCGGCCATCCGCGGCAGGTCCTCCATCCGCACCAGCTGGGCGTGCTCGATGGTGCCGCTGGCGCCGGAGGCGGCGTAGGCGTGCAGCGCCTCGCTGAGCGCCGCGTCGCCGATGGCGTGCACCGCCGCGGACAGCCCGCCGCCGGCCGCGCGGCGCAGCAGCGAGGTGAGCTGCTCCAGCGGCACGTTGACCTTGCCGAAGGGCTTGGGCAGCACGTCGTCGGTGACGAAGGGCTCGCAGCAGAAGGCGGTCCGGGTGTTCAAGGAGCCGTCGCTGATGATCTTCAGCGGGCCCATCGTCACCAGCCCGGACTCGTCGAGGACGTCGCCGCTGGCCAGGCCGTCGTCGAGCACCTCGTCGAGGGTCGGCGGGTAGGTCGCCGGGCGGATCCGCAGCTGGTCGAAGCCGGCCGCCACCCAGCGCGGCCACTCCCGCCACGGCCGGCCGCCGTACTCGAGGTCGACGAAGCCGACCACACCGCGGCTGGCCGCACGGCGCAGCACGACGTCGGTGCTGTCCCGGATCGCCCGCTGGTTCTGCGGCAGCTCGCCGAGCCGGGACCACATGCCGAACCACTCGTCCTCGTCGACGTGCCCGGGGCGCACCGGCTCGCCGAGCGCGCGGTAGGCGGCGGTGCTCAGCCAGCCGCCGTGGCAGTCGCCGCTGATGAGCACCACCGGCCGGTCGCCGCAGACCGCGTCCAGCTCGGCGGTCGACGGCAGCCGGGACCAGCCGGCCAGCCGCCAGCCGTACCCCTCCAGCAGGGTGCCCTCGTCCTCCGGGTCGAAGGGAGCGGTCGCCAGGTGGGTGGCGATGCGGGAGACGACCTCCTCCGGCCCCTCGGTGCCGGTGACGTCGACCCGTCGCTCGACCGCGGCCCACTGGCCCATGTGCACGTGCTGGTCCCACAGGCCCGGCACCACCCAGGTGCCGCTCGCGTCGAGGACCTCGGCCCCCTTCGTCCGCAGCCGCTCGCCGCGCTCGACGACGTAGCCGTCCCGCAGCCGCAGGTCCACCGGACCGAGGCCGAGCGCGCCGGCCGGGCGGGCACCGCGGACGAGCAGGTGCGCGGGGATCTCGACGGTCATGAGCCGCACGATAGCCACGGGTCGGGGCGGGTCCGTGCAGCGGTTGGCTCACCTGGTTCACTGGCCGCATGAGCGAGGTCCTCGTCGTCGCCGCGCACGCCACCGAGGTGGCGCACGTCCCGGACGACGTCCCGGTGCTCATCACCGGGATGGGCAAGACGCTGGCCGCGGTCCGGCTGACCCGGGCGCTTGCCGAGCACCCCCGTCGTGACGACCTCGTCGTCGTCAACCTCGGCACCGCCGGGTCGCTGCGGCCGGGCGTGCGCGGGGTGCACGAGATCGGCACCGTGCTCAACCACGACCTGTCCGCGGAGCCGATCCGCCAGCTCGGCATCGACCCCCGCGAGCGGCTGGTGCTCGACGCCAGTCGGCCGACGGTGCTGGCCAGCGGCGACCTCTTCGTCACCGACGAGGTGGTCCGGGACCGGCTCGCCGAGCAGGCGCAGCTGGTGGACATGGAGGGCTACGCGGTGGCGCTGGCCTGCGAGGAGATGGGTGTGCCGGTGCACCTGGTCAAGGACGTCAGCGACGACGCCGACGAGGACGCGCACGACTGGTCCTACGCGGTCGACGCGTGCGCCCACCGGCTGGCCGGGTGGTTGCGCGAGCACCTGGACGACC
Proteins encoded:
- the ahpF gene encoding alkyl hydroperoxide reductase subunit F is translated as MALDTTLATQLAAYLEKVVEPIELVATYDERPKSTELRELLTEIAGMSAQVTHREAEGDERAERAPSFAVARTGSDVAVSFAGIPLGHEFTSLVLALLQVGGHPVKEDEATMAAARAIEGEHEIVTYMSLSCQNCPTVVQAMNALSVLNPRIRHTAVEGSLFQDEIDRQQVMAVPTMTLDGEPFGSGRMELAEIVAKLDELTGGTGAEQAAAAISEREPYEVLVLGGGPAGVSAAIYAARKGIRTGLVADRLGGQVNDTMSIENLVSVPGTDGPTLAADLERHVHDYDIDVVKGQRAAGLTPAGDDGLVRVDLASGATLRGRSLVLATGARWRTMGVPGEEEYRNKGVTFCPHCDGPLFKGKRVAVVGGGNSGVEAAIDLAGVVGHVTVVEYLDELRADEVLQRTLRSLPNVDVRLGRRTTEVAGDGSTVTGLVHEPRDGGPAETTELDGVFVQIGLLPSTEWLADGPVELTERGEIVIDEQGATSVPGVFAAGDATVTPYKQIVVALGAGSTAALGAFDHLIRSAAPAGDEATIAATKVADGPVEAGDQIDVPDLARA
- the ahpC gene encoding alkyl hydroperoxide reductase subunit C, with the protein product MSLINTQIQPFSATGYVGGEFKEFSQDDIAGKWAIFFFYPADFTFVCPTELGDLADHYEELKGLGVEVFGVSTDTHFTHKAWHETSETIGKIGYPMLGDPTGRISRGFEILREDEGLANRGTFLVDPDGIVQFAEVTAEGIGRNASELVRKVKAAQYVRNNPGEVCPAKWEEGEDTLAPSLDLVGKI
- a CDS encoding amidohydrolase; this encodes MTVEIPAHLLVRGARPAGALGLGPVDLRLRDGYVVERGERLRTKGAEVLDASGTWVVPGLWDQHVHMGQWAAVERRVDVTGTEGPEEVVSRIATHLATAPFDPEDEGTLLEGYGWRLAGWSRLPSTAELDAVCGDRPVVLISGDCHGGWLSTAAYRALGEPVRPGHVDEDEWFGMWSRLGELPQNQRAIRDSTDVVLRRAASRGVVGFVDLEYGGRPWREWPRWVAAGFDQLRIRPATYPPTLDEVLDDGLASGDVLDESGLVTMGPLKIISDGSLNTRTAFCCEPFVTDDVLPKPFGKVNVPLEQLTSLLRRAAGGGLSAAVHAIGDAALSEALHAYAASGASGTIEHAQLVRMEDLPRMAALGVAASVQPAHLLDDRDIMEALWPDRLDRCFAFASMRDAGVELRMGSDAPVARLDPWETMAAAVHRSGDERPPWMPDQALSPNHALAASTDGGWLRVGERGDLALLAEDPFLDVDVLDPAASADAAARLRGARVVSTLVGGRVTHEA
- a CDS encoding nucleosidase, with translation MSEVLVVAAHATEVAHVPDDVPVLITGMGKTLAAVRLTRALAEHPRRDDLVVVNLGTAGSLRPGVRGVHEIGTVLNHDLSAEPIRQLGIDPRERLVLDASRPTVLASGDLFVTDEVVRDRLAEQAQLVDMEGYAVALACEEMGVPVHLVKDVSDDADEDAHDWSYAVDACAHRLAGWLREHLDDLRSEGDPR